The proteins below come from a single Pseudomonas chlororaphis genomic window:
- a CDS encoding sulfotransferase, translated as MKGLSQFHFISGLPRSGSTLLSAILLQNPRFHAGMTSPVGSLFSSVLQQCSAGSEFGSVIDTDLRRRLLRGLFDSYYADKADKPVIFDTNRQWCARLPALQDLFPQAKTIACVRNVAWVLDSLERLYRANPFENTKLFNDDDERNTVYSRCETLAQRNRLVGFAWTALKEAYYGEHAESLLIVDYDLLSQAPERVMRLVYEFIGEPWFEHDFNHLTYDAPAFDQALGVAGLHKVKPQVAPQVRRTLLPPDLFERFSELSFWRDGSASAANVIRMKTDAALS; from the coding sequence GTGAAGGGATTGTCGCAGTTTCACTTTATTTCCGGCCTGCCGCGCTCAGGCTCGACCCTGCTGTCGGCGATTCTGCTGCAGAACCCGCGCTTTCACGCCGGCATGACCAGCCCCGTCGGTTCGCTGTTCAGCAGTGTGCTGCAACAATGCAGCGCCGGCAGCGAGTTTGGTTCGGTGATCGACACGGACCTGCGCCGCCGTCTGTTGCGCGGGCTGTTCGACTCCTACTACGCCGACAAGGCCGACAAACCTGTCATCTTCGACACCAATCGCCAGTGGTGCGCGCGCCTGCCGGCCCTGCAAGACCTGTTTCCCCAAGCCAAGACCATCGCCTGCGTGCGCAACGTCGCCTGGGTGCTCGACAGCCTGGAGCGGCTGTATCGCGCCAATCCCTTCGAGAATACCAAGCTGTTCAACGACGATGACGAACGCAACACCGTCTACAGCCGGTGCGAAACCCTGGCCCAGCGCAACCGCCTGGTGGGGTTTGCCTGGACAGCGCTCAAGGAAGCCTATTACGGCGAGCACGCCGAGTCGCTGTTGATCGTCGATTACGACCTGCTGAGCCAGGCGCCCGAGCGGGTGATGCGGCTGGTCTACGAGTTCATCGGCGAGCCTTGGTTCGAGCACGACTTCAATCACTTGACCTACGACGCACCGGCCTTCGACCAGGCCTTGGGCGTTGCCGGCCTGCACAAGGTCAAGCCCCAGGTCGCGCCGCAAGTGCGGCGAACCCTGCTGCCGCCGGACCTGTTCGAAAGATTTTCCGAGTTGTCGTTCTGGCGCGATGGGTCTGCCAGCGCGGCCAATGTCATCCGTATGAAAACCGACGCCGCGCTCAGCTGA